The following proteins come from a genomic window of Leopardus geoffroyi isolate Oge1 chromosome A3, O.geoffroyi_Oge1_pat1.0, whole genome shotgun sequence:
- the PCARE gene encoding photoreceptor cilium actin regulator isoform X1: MGCTPSHNDLVNSVAKSGIQFFKKPKAILPGRQGGSERCSTPSLLPTSTCYDSGGGLSQGQRLAQEQPSSQTQSSAEGLCQLPRDPTAGKGKDMEGLPPKAKTSQSHLGKSQSRTAKDILSKTQSSHGSPGAASSGEASEESNTQERMLRCHTCGQQGHCCQNSIPAHEPEGKVDFPEPLVKAHQHAYTYLHSSLSKYEAILCITHQATQTQELLQPMVSFLLLCFDEVNRLLGEISKDGEVLLQEVREDLAWPLRKGEPQEQPDLLPQLLQHTVSKLLVLRGMVASLTGSFLESSSSYLHATASHVGKKLSTKRGVDECLLRALGQLESLVSGHSDPGMQGLPLCSEDSGIGADNESVQLADKLGKQASWDSVPEPSEWKPAFPATAEARLSGHTWQQSPFQMGSDRPQDCPLSRPPTAKVQPEAQGGAGGPCPSSTGPRNTTSSPLGMAKSTWRDSLGIGISREARFSKGPRLMGTSSLSEGEDSSPEEEEDQASSMSLCAWRENSSQPRPQSSPGSPESLFQPHPRRLRSPQAQEMILKMKEAISERIKFVPVPSGPQDWPEEEDRRTAVPPRPSTASGSRRAPVRQRRSQSEDCLKSQAEDPTLQELRRVQRDLSQRLEAFYALGARQQGQSAGQVPQPRAAALRPDNCRVTPSNTISKLKASLTKNFSILPSQDKSILQKCGPRPESEQPWWRRAEGLPVAIASGERASEAPGAMDWNVRGCPTRTSVKKLIETFSPTKSLRTLGDSKDSGPNPCLRKWGVPIMPPRFPIYRGLAPLYPKPQISPAASRDPLQVGPDWRPPPPIFPPVLTAEASKSEDLNFNCETEEDPEHLPPPPLEVLMDKSFTSLEPPESSKPAGSSCKETRVPGPGGADPAWRTWASPKLRASMSPTDLLPSRSTTAPTRPHSTGPGGSKSSCGTKKLTWDLNHLPATSRNPEVEGSGAPSQAPADKAASLSKHPQKAIPWHHSSHTSGHNRTLGPSLARPTRGPHSPEAPRPSQERSALLVRKASPSRGYWTPRAIRRQPSSHRPARPSAPSVHGSSSPPVSPPVSPKVLSPPTTKKGASPATRQHKPPSPPPASPPTRHKASSPPRQHTEASSLSSGASPSPPVSPTEGQETRGSENNRAATAKVSGNTCSIFCPATSSLFEAALPPSTAHPLTPPSLPPEAGGPRGTPAGCWRSSSGPRPRAGSQRGMALCALNPQPFVRRTASDRRPGLHLPLPVPGATSNACESPLSRSSSSSEESPKKDNEPWSSPCAPELKGSGLDASPPELCVLGHGLQREARASRAQDKPQEKEVA, translated from the exons ATGGGGTGCACACCTTCCCACAATGACCTTGTTAATAGCGTCGCTAAGAGTGGcatccagttttttaaaaagcccaaagCAATTTTGCCGGGACGTCAGGGGGGCAGTGAAAGATGCTCTACCCCTTCGCTGCTTCCCACCTCCACCTGCTATGACTCTGGGGGAGGCTTGTCCCAGGGACAGAGGCTGGCACAGGAGCAGCCAAGTTCCCAGACCCAAAGCTCGGCTGAAGGTCTTTGTCAGCTCCCAAGAGATCCCACTGCAGGCAAAGGGAAAGATATGGAAGGACTGCCCCCCAAAGCCAAAACCTCCCAATCCCACCTGGGCAAATCACAAAGCCGCACGGCTAAGGACATTCTGTCCAAGACACAGAGCTCCCACGGGTCACCAGGGGCAGCCTCCTCTGGGGAAGCCAGTGAAGAAAGCAACACCCAGGAAAGGATGCTGAGATGCCACACATGTGGCCAACAGGGCCATTGCTGCCAAAACAGCATTCCTGCTCACGAGCCTGAGGGCAAAGTGGACTTCCCCGAGCCCCTGGTGAAAGCGCACCAGCATGCCTATACCTACCTCCACTCCAGCCTCTCCAAATATGAAGCAATTCTGTGCATCACCCATCAGGCCACCCAGACCCAAGAGCTGCTCCAGCCCATGGTCAGCTTCCTGCTGCTGTGCTTTGATGAGGTCAACCGGCTCTTGGGGGAGATCTCCAAGGATGGAGAAGTGCTCCTCCAAGAAGTTAGGGAGGATCTGGCGTGGCCATTGAGGAAAGGAGAGCCCCAGGAGCAGCCGGACCTCCTACCACAGCTTCTGCAGCACACAGTCAGCAAGCTGCTGGTGCTCAGGGGCATGGTGGCCTCACTCACCGGCAGCTTCCTGGAGAGCTCCAGCAGTTACCTCCATGCCACCGCGAGCCACGTGGGAAAGAAGCTGAGCACAAAGAGGGGTGTGGATGAATGTCTCCTGCGGGCTCTGGGGCAACTGGAGAGCTTGGTGAGTGGCCACAGCGACCCTGGGATGCAGGGTCTGCCCTTGTGCTCCGAGGACAGTGGCATCGGTGCTGACAATGAGTCTGTGCAGCTGGCCGACAAGCTGGGCAAGCAAGCCAGCTGGGACTCAGTGCCGGAGCCCTCGGAATGGAAACCGGCGTTTCCAGCCACAGCAGAAGCCAGGCTCTCGGGACACACCTGGCAGCAAAGTCCTTTCCAGATGGGTTCAGACCGACCCCAGGACTGCCCGCTCTCGAGACCTCCTACGGCGAAGGTTCAGCCAGAGGCACAGGGTGGGGCCGGTGGCCCATGCCCCTCCAGCACGGGCCCAAGAAACACTACCTCCAGCCCCCTGGGGATGGCCAAAAGCACTTGGCGTGACTCCCTTGGGATTGGGATCTCCAGGGAAGCACGTTTTTCTAAAGGCCCCAGGTTGATGGGCACGTCTTCCCTCAGTGAAGGTGAGGACAGTagcccagaggaggaggaagaccaaGCGAGCAGCATGAGTCTCTGTGCATGGCGGGAAAATTCTTCCCAACCAAGGCCACAGTCTTCACCTGGTAGCCCGGAAAGCCTGTTTCAGCCACACCCCAGAAGGCTTAGGAGCCCCCAAGCCCAGGAAATGATTCTGAAgatgaaggaagcaatcagcgaAAGGATCAAGTTTGTCCCTGTGCCCTCGGGGCCCCAGGACTGGCCTgaggaggaggacaggaggacgGCGGTCCCACCAAGACCCAGCACAGCCAGTGGCAGCAGGAGGGCCCCTGTGAGGCAGAGGAGGTCCCAGTCAGAGGACTGTCTGAAGAGCCAGGCCGAGGACCCCACCCTCCAGGAGCTGCGGAGGGTCCAGAGAGACCTCAGCCAGAGACTGGAGGCATTTTACGCCCTGGGCGCACGACAGCAGGGGCAGAGCGCGGGGCAGGTCCCGCAGCCCAGAGCTGCGGCTCTGAGGCCCGACAACTGCAGGGTCACCCCGAGCAACACCATCAGCAAGCTGAAGGCCTCTCTCACCAAGAACTTCAGCATTTTGCCAAGTCAGGACAAAAGCATCTTGCAGAAATGCGGTCCCCGCCCTGAGAGTGAACAGCCCTGGTGGCGGAGAGCTGAGGGGCTTCCGGTGGCCATTGCGTCGGGTGAGAGGGCCAGTGAGGCTCCAGGAGCCATGGACTGGAATGTCAGGGGCTGCCCCACCAGAACATCAGTCAAGAAACTCATTGAAACTTTCAGTCCCACTAAGAGTCTGAGAACACTGGGGGATTCCAAGGACTCTGGGCCAAACCCCTGCCTCAGGAAATGGGGGGTCCCCATCATGCCTCCCAGATTTCCCATTTACAGGGGGCTTGCCCCTTTGTATCCAAAGCCACAAATTTCTCCAGCAGCAAGCAGAGACCCCCTCCAGGTGGGGCCAGACTGGAGGCCCCCACCTCCTATTTTTCcccctgtgctcacagcagaaGCATCCAAGAGTGAGGATCTCAATTTCAACTGTGAAACAGAGGAGGACCCAGAGCATCTCCCTCCACCGCCTCTGGAAGTCCTGATGGACAAATCCTTCACCTCTCTGGAGCCCCCAGAAAGCAGCAAGCCAGCAGGGAGCTCCTGCAAGGAGACCCGTGTGCCAGGGCCGGGAGGGGCTGACCCTGCCTGGAGAACGTGGGCTTCCCCAAAGCTAAGAGCCTCCATGAGCCCCACTGACCTGCTACCCAGCAGGAGCACGACTGCCCCCACCAGGCCCCACAGCACAGGGCCAGGGGGCAGCAAGAGCAGCTGCGGCACCAAAAAGCTCACCTGGGACCTTAACCACCTGCCAGCAACCAGCAGAAACCCAGAGGTGGAGGGCAGCGGGGCTCCGAGTCAGGCACCTGCAGACAAGGCTGCCAGCCTGTCCAAGCATCCCCAGAAGGCCATCCCCTGGCACCACTCCAGCCACACATCTGGGCACAACAGGACCTTGGGACCCAGCCTGGCCAGGCCAACACGGGGGCCTCATTCTCCTGAGGCCCCAAGACCGAGCCAGGAGAGAAGCGCCCTGCTGGTCAGGAAGGCCTCTCCCTCAAGGGGATACTGGACACCCCGAGCAATCAGGAGGCAGCCCTCCTCTCACAGACCTGCCCGGCCAAGTGCTCCTTCTGTGCATGGCTCCTCCAGCCCACCTGTCAGCCCTCCGGTGAGCCCCAAGGTGCTGAGCCCCCCAACAACGAAGAAAGGAGCTTCCCCAGCAACACGGCAGCACAAgccacccagccctccccccgCGAGCCCACCCACACGTCACAAGGCCTCCAGCCCCCCCAGACAGCACACAGAAGCAAGTTCCCTTTCCTCTGGcgcctccccatcccccccagtGTCCCCTACTGAGGGACAGGAAACAAGAGGATCTGAGAACAATCGGGCAGCCACAGCCAAAGTGTCTGGGAACACATGTTCCATATTCTGTCCAGCCACCTCCTCTCTGTTTGAAGCTGCGCTGCCACCTTCGACCGCCCACCCACTCACCCCACCATCGCTGCCACCTGAAGCCGGGGGCCCTCGTGGGACCCCCGCAGGATGCTGGAGGAGCAGCTCAGGGCCACGGCCGAGGGCGGGCTCACAGCGGGGCATGGCCCTGTGTGCCCTCAACCCTCAGCCTTTCGTCAGGAGGACAGCTTCTGACCGCCGGCCAGGTCTCCACCTCCCGCTGCCTGTCCCCGGTGCCACCAGCAACGCTTGTGAATCCCCACTCAGCAGGAGCAG CAGCAGCAGTGAGGAGAGCCCCAAAAAGGACAATGAGCCATGGAGCAGCCCCTGTGCCCCGGAACTAAAGGGTTCTGGCTTGGATGCATCTCCCCCAGAGCTCTGCGTGTTGGGCCACGGGCTGCAGCGGGAAGCCAGAGCCAGCCGCGCCCAGGACAAGCCTCAAGAGAAGGAAGTAGCCTGA
- the PCARE gene encoding photoreceptor cilium actin regulator isoform X2 — protein sequence MGCTPSHNDLVNSVAKSGIQFFKKPKAILPGRQGGSERCSTPSLLPTSTCYDSGGGLSQGQRLAQEQPSSQTQSSAEGLCQLPRDPTAGKGKDMEGLPPKAKTSQSHLGKSQSRTAKDILSKTQSSHGSPGAASSGEASEESNTQERMLRCHTCGQQGHCCQNSIPAHEPEGKVDFPEPLVKAHQHAYTYLHSSLSKYEAILCITHQATQTQELLQPMVSFLLLCFDEVNRLLGEISKDGEVLLQEVREDLAWPLRKGEPQEQPDLLPQLLQHTVSKLLVLRGMVASLTGSFLESSSSYLHATASHVGKKLSTKRGVDECLLRALGQLESLVSGHSDPGMQGLPLCSEDSGIGADNESVQLADKLGKQASWDSVPEPSEWKPAFPATAEARLSGHTWQQSPFQMGSDRPQDCPLSRPPTAKVQPEAQGGAGGPCPSSTGPRNTTSSPLGMAKSTWRDSLGIGISREARFSKGPRLMGTSSLSEGEDSSPEEEEDQASSMSLCAWRENSSQPRPQSSPGSPESLFQPHPRRLRSPQAQEMILKMKEAISERIKFVPVPSGPQDWPEEEDRRTAVPPRPSTASGSRRAPVRQRRSQSEDCLKSQAEDPTLQELRRVQRDLSQRLEAFYALGARQQGQSAGQVPQPRAAALRPDNCRVTPSNTISKLKASLTKNFSILPSQDKSILQKCGPRPESEQPWWRRAEGLPVAIASGERASEAPGAMDWNVRGCPTRTSVKKLIETFSPTKSLRTLGDSKDSGPNPCLRKWGVPIMPPRFPIYRGLAPLYPKPQISPAASRDPLQVGPDWRPPPPIFPPVLTAEASKSEDLNFNCETEEDPEHLPPPPLEVLMDKSFTSLEPPESSKPAGSSCKETRVPGPGGADPAWRTWASPKLRASMSPTDLLPSRSTTAPTRPHSTGPGGSKSSCGTKKLTWDLNHLPATSRNPEVEGSGAPSQAPADKAASLSKHPQKAIPWHHSSHTSGHNRTLGPSLARPTRGPHSPEAPRPSQERSALLVRKASPSRGYWTPRAIRRQPSSHRPARPSAPSVHGSSSPPVSPPVSPKVLSPPTTKKGASPATRQHKPPSPPPASPPTRHKASSPPRQHTEASSLSSGASPSPPVSPTEGQETRGSENNRAATAKVSGNTCSIFCPATSSLFEAALPPSTAHPLTPPSLPPEAGGPRGTPAGCWRSSSGPRPRAGSQRGMALCALNPQPFVRRTASDRRPGLHLPLPVPGATSNACESPLSRSSSSEESPKKDNEPWSSPCAPELKGSGLDASPPELCVLGHGLQREARASRAQDKPQEKEVA from the exons ATGGGGTGCACACCTTCCCACAATGACCTTGTTAATAGCGTCGCTAAGAGTGGcatccagttttttaaaaagcccaaagCAATTTTGCCGGGACGTCAGGGGGGCAGTGAAAGATGCTCTACCCCTTCGCTGCTTCCCACCTCCACCTGCTATGACTCTGGGGGAGGCTTGTCCCAGGGACAGAGGCTGGCACAGGAGCAGCCAAGTTCCCAGACCCAAAGCTCGGCTGAAGGTCTTTGTCAGCTCCCAAGAGATCCCACTGCAGGCAAAGGGAAAGATATGGAAGGACTGCCCCCCAAAGCCAAAACCTCCCAATCCCACCTGGGCAAATCACAAAGCCGCACGGCTAAGGACATTCTGTCCAAGACACAGAGCTCCCACGGGTCACCAGGGGCAGCCTCCTCTGGGGAAGCCAGTGAAGAAAGCAACACCCAGGAAAGGATGCTGAGATGCCACACATGTGGCCAACAGGGCCATTGCTGCCAAAACAGCATTCCTGCTCACGAGCCTGAGGGCAAAGTGGACTTCCCCGAGCCCCTGGTGAAAGCGCACCAGCATGCCTATACCTACCTCCACTCCAGCCTCTCCAAATATGAAGCAATTCTGTGCATCACCCATCAGGCCACCCAGACCCAAGAGCTGCTCCAGCCCATGGTCAGCTTCCTGCTGCTGTGCTTTGATGAGGTCAACCGGCTCTTGGGGGAGATCTCCAAGGATGGAGAAGTGCTCCTCCAAGAAGTTAGGGAGGATCTGGCGTGGCCATTGAGGAAAGGAGAGCCCCAGGAGCAGCCGGACCTCCTACCACAGCTTCTGCAGCACACAGTCAGCAAGCTGCTGGTGCTCAGGGGCATGGTGGCCTCACTCACCGGCAGCTTCCTGGAGAGCTCCAGCAGTTACCTCCATGCCACCGCGAGCCACGTGGGAAAGAAGCTGAGCACAAAGAGGGGTGTGGATGAATGTCTCCTGCGGGCTCTGGGGCAACTGGAGAGCTTGGTGAGTGGCCACAGCGACCCTGGGATGCAGGGTCTGCCCTTGTGCTCCGAGGACAGTGGCATCGGTGCTGACAATGAGTCTGTGCAGCTGGCCGACAAGCTGGGCAAGCAAGCCAGCTGGGACTCAGTGCCGGAGCCCTCGGAATGGAAACCGGCGTTTCCAGCCACAGCAGAAGCCAGGCTCTCGGGACACACCTGGCAGCAAAGTCCTTTCCAGATGGGTTCAGACCGACCCCAGGACTGCCCGCTCTCGAGACCTCCTACGGCGAAGGTTCAGCCAGAGGCACAGGGTGGGGCCGGTGGCCCATGCCCCTCCAGCACGGGCCCAAGAAACACTACCTCCAGCCCCCTGGGGATGGCCAAAAGCACTTGGCGTGACTCCCTTGGGATTGGGATCTCCAGGGAAGCACGTTTTTCTAAAGGCCCCAGGTTGATGGGCACGTCTTCCCTCAGTGAAGGTGAGGACAGTagcccagaggaggaggaagaccaaGCGAGCAGCATGAGTCTCTGTGCATGGCGGGAAAATTCTTCCCAACCAAGGCCACAGTCTTCACCTGGTAGCCCGGAAAGCCTGTTTCAGCCACACCCCAGAAGGCTTAGGAGCCCCCAAGCCCAGGAAATGATTCTGAAgatgaaggaagcaatcagcgaAAGGATCAAGTTTGTCCCTGTGCCCTCGGGGCCCCAGGACTGGCCTgaggaggaggacaggaggacgGCGGTCCCACCAAGACCCAGCACAGCCAGTGGCAGCAGGAGGGCCCCTGTGAGGCAGAGGAGGTCCCAGTCAGAGGACTGTCTGAAGAGCCAGGCCGAGGACCCCACCCTCCAGGAGCTGCGGAGGGTCCAGAGAGACCTCAGCCAGAGACTGGAGGCATTTTACGCCCTGGGCGCACGACAGCAGGGGCAGAGCGCGGGGCAGGTCCCGCAGCCCAGAGCTGCGGCTCTGAGGCCCGACAACTGCAGGGTCACCCCGAGCAACACCATCAGCAAGCTGAAGGCCTCTCTCACCAAGAACTTCAGCATTTTGCCAAGTCAGGACAAAAGCATCTTGCAGAAATGCGGTCCCCGCCCTGAGAGTGAACAGCCCTGGTGGCGGAGAGCTGAGGGGCTTCCGGTGGCCATTGCGTCGGGTGAGAGGGCCAGTGAGGCTCCAGGAGCCATGGACTGGAATGTCAGGGGCTGCCCCACCAGAACATCAGTCAAGAAACTCATTGAAACTTTCAGTCCCACTAAGAGTCTGAGAACACTGGGGGATTCCAAGGACTCTGGGCCAAACCCCTGCCTCAGGAAATGGGGGGTCCCCATCATGCCTCCCAGATTTCCCATTTACAGGGGGCTTGCCCCTTTGTATCCAAAGCCACAAATTTCTCCAGCAGCAAGCAGAGACCCCCTCCAGGTGGGGCCAGACTGGAGGCCCCCACCTCCTATTTTTCcccctgtgctcacagcagaaGCATCCAAGAGTGAGGATCTCAATTTCAACTGTGAAACAGAGGAGGACCCAGAGCATCTCCCTCCACCGCCTCTGGAAGTCCTGATGGACAAATCCTTCACCTCTCTGGAGCCCCCAGAAAGCAGCAAGCCAGCAGGGAGCTCCTGCAAGGAGACCCGTGTGCCAGGGCCGGGAGGGGCTGACCCTGCCTGGAGAACGTGGGCTTCCCCAAAGCTAAGAGCCTCCATGAGCCCCACTGACCTGCTACCCAGCAGGAGCACGACTGCCCCCACCAGGCCCCACAGCACAGGGCCAGGGGGCAGCAAGAGCAGCTGCGGCACCAAAAAGCTCACCTGGGACCTTAACCACCTGCCAGCAACCAGCAGAAACCCAGAGGTGGAGGGCAGCGGGGCTCCGAGTCAGGCACCTGCAGACAAGGCTGCCAGCCTGTCCAAGCATCCCCAGAAGGCCATCCCCTGGCACCACTCCAGCCACACATCTGGGCACAACAGGACCTTGGGACCCAGCCTGGCCAGGCCAACACGGGGGCCTCATTCTCCTGAGGCCCCAAGACCGAGCCAGGAGAGAAGCGCCCTGCTGGTCAGGAAGGCCTCTCCCTCAAGGGGATACTGGACACCCCGAGCAATCAGGAGGCAGCCCTCCTCTCACAGACCTGCCCGGCCAAGTGCTCCTTCTGTGCATGGCTCCTCCAGCCCACCTGTCAGCCCTCCGGTGAGCCCCAAGGTGCTGAGCCCCCCAACAACGAAGAAAGGAGCTTCCCCAGCAACACGGCAGCACAAgccacccagccctccccccgCGAGCCCACCCACACGTCACAAGGCCTCCAGCCCCCCCAGACAGCACACAGAAGCAAGTTCCCTTTCCTCTGGcgcctccccatcccccccagtGTCCCCTACTGAGGGACAGGAAACAAGAGGATCTGAGAACAATCGGGCAGCCACAGCCAAAGTGTCTGGGAACACATGTTCCATATTCTGTCCAGCCACCTCCTCTCTGTTTGAAGCTGCGCTGCCACCTTCGACCGCCCACCCACTCACCCCACCATCGCTGCCACCTGAAGCCGGGGGCCCTCGTGGGACCCCCGCAGGATGCTGGAGGAGCAGCTCAGGGCCACGGCCGAGGGCGGGCTCACAGCGGGGCATGGCCCTGTGTGCCCTCAACCCTCAGCCTTTCGTCAGGAGGACAGCTTCTGACCGCCGGCCAGGTCTCCACCTCCCGCTGCCTGTCCCCGGTGCCACCAGCAACGCTTGTGAATCCCCACTCAGCAGGAGCAG CAGCAGTGAGGAGAGCCCCAAAAAGGACAATGAGCCATGGAGCAGCCCCTGTGCCCCGGAACTAAAGGGTTCTGGCTTGGATGCATCTCCCCCAGAGCTCTGCGTGTTGGGCCACGGGCTGCAGCGGGAAGCCAGAGCCAGCCGCGCCCAGGACAAGCCTCAAGAGAAGGAAGTAGCCTGA